A single region of the Streptomyces diastaticus subsp. diastaticus genome encodes:
- a CDS encoding methyltransferase domain-containing protein, with translation MSGGATEFAKSAELFNSSIATWAVSAAWDIGLFEALTEADEIDIPWYAKTEEMDEPSLRYLLRALSYADVVQVDADRVTRGATFGEFAQSKGLFQWLTKGYGSLFQRMGEVVYDKHRTGDYVRRDSTAVSIACRDANDVFMDAAFTEVLDGLDFSVAADLGCGSGERLIQLAKRDPSVTCVGLDIAAGAIEVGTAAVAANGLQDRVTLVRGDARRLGEYEAFKDVELMTSFLMGHDFWPREQCVELFRGIRTQLPNLKHFVLCDTHRNADDETPDLPLFTMGFETAHALMGQYIPTREEWYSVFEESGWKCVKQHVYSTPANTVIFQLERADSE, from the coding sequence ATGAGCGGCGGAGCCACCGAATTCGCGAAATCGGCAGAGCTTTTCAACTCCTCGATCGCCACCTGGGCGGTCAGCGCGGCCTGGGACATCGGCCTCTTCGAGGCGCTCACCGAAGCGGATGAGATCGATATACCGTGGTACGCCAAGACGGAGGAGATGGACGAGCCCTCGCTGCGCTACCTGCTCCGGGCACTCTCCTACGCCGACGTCGTGCAGGTCGACGCCGACCGGGTGACCAGAGGGGCCACCTTCGGGGAATTCGCCCAGTCGAAGGGGCTTTTCCAGTGGCTCACCAAGGGCTACGGATCGCTTTTCCAGCGTATGGGCGAGGTGGTCTACGACAAGCACCGCACCGGCGACTACGTCCGGCGTGACAGCACCGCCGTGAGCATCGCCTGCCGGGACGCCAACGACGTCTTCATGGACGCCGCCTTCACCGAGGTGCTGGACGGCCTCGACTTCTCCGTCGCCGCCGACCTCGGCTGCGGCAGCGGGGAGCGCCTGATCCAGCTGGCCAAGCGCGACCCCTCGGTGACCTGCGTGGGCCTCGACATCGCGGCCGGCGCCATCGAGGTCGGCACCGCGGCGGTGGCGGCCAACGGTCTCCAGGACCGGGTGACCCTGGTGCGCGGCGACGCCCGCAGGCTGGGCGAGTACGAGGCGTTCAAGGACGTCGAACTCATGACCTCGTTCCTCATGGGTCACGACTTCTGGCCGCGCGAGCAGTGCGTCGAACTCTTCCGGGGTATCCGGACGCAACTGCCGAACCTCAAGCACTTCGTACTCTGCGACACCCACCGCAACGCGGACGACGAAACGCCGGATCTCCCGCTGTTCACCATGGGATTCGAGACGGCGCACGCGCTGATGGGCCAGTACATTCCCACGCGCGAGGAATGGTATTCGGTGTTCGAGGAGTCCGGCTGGAAGTGCGTGAAGCAGCACGTGTACAGCACTCCGGCGAACACCGTGATCTTCCAGCTGGAGCGAGCCGACAGTGAGTGA
- a CDS encoding DUF4097 family beta strand repeat-containing protein → MAACEGPGKGEERTESKTFTFSGDKLTVDAGNSDVRLRTDSTGGEVRVSRTVEGEAGKDGNSRWELTGSTLSLQTECHGISISCAARYTVTLPKDMAVSLTSSNGAVDSVGLTQSQEISSSNAAVKVENASGDVRLKVRDGNAEAIGISGGQLAAETRNGRLKVVFTEPPRKVTASTDNGNVNVTLPAGGDRYQVRVDAENGRAESSVKDTPGAERTVDVRSNNGSARVDQAD, encoded by the coding sequence ATGGCCGCCTGTGAGGGACCGGGCAAGGGCGAGGAGAGGACGGAGAGCAAGACCTTCACCTTCTCCGGTGACAAGCTCACCGTCGACGCCGGCAACTCCGACGTGCGCCTGCGGACGGACAGTACGGGCGGGGAGGTGCGGGTCAGCCGTACCGTGGAGGGCGAGGCCGGCAAGGACGGCAACTCCCGGTGGGAGTTGACCGGCTCCACGCTGAGCCTGCAGACCGAGTGCCACGGCATCTCGATCAGCTGCGCCGCTCGCTACACCGTGACCCTGCCCAAGGACATGGCGGTGAGCCTGACCAGCAGCAACGGCGCGGTCGACTCGGTCGGGCTCACGCAGTCCCAGGAGATCTCGTCGTCCAACGCGGCCGTCAAGGTCGAGAACGCCTCCGGGGACGTCCGCCTGAAGGTCCGCGACGGGAACGCGGAGGCCATCGGGATCAGCGGCGGGCAACTGGCCGCCGAGACCCGGAACGGCCGGCTCAAGGTCGTCTTCACCGAGCCGCCGCGCAAGGTGACCGCCAGCACCGACAACGGCAACGTGAATGTCACCCTCCCCGCGGGCGGCGACCGCTACCAGGTCCGGGTCGACGCCGAGAACGGGCGGGCGGAGTCCTCGGTGAAGGACACCCCGGGCGCGGAACGGACCGTCGACGTCCGCAGCAACAACGGGAGCGCGCGGGTCGACCAGGCGGACTGA
- a CDS encoding histidinol-phosphate transaminase: MTAVDEQPLTLHSLALNETPYPPLESVRKAIADGIPEMHRYPQFYADHLMEFIAEWRGVAAESVVVGSGSVGVALQTLQAFTDGPQDEVVYGWRAFDAYPIITDMAGATRVEVPLTRDGEQDLDRIRDAVTDRTRVVILCNPHNPTGTTVTARALEQFLDALPPHVLVLLDEAYMEFAQDAVLPQGVDLLKAGRSGLVVLRTFSKAYGLAGLRIGYGLAAPETARRIRTMSVPYSITETARTAVVASVGAEAELEERIATLTAERVRTGAALRRLGWRVLESHANFLWLDEPERCAAFHQACARAGVRVRLYPGEGIRLTIGTPDANDLVLRAARGL, encoded by the coding sequence ATGACGGCTGTCGACGAGCAACCCCTCACCCTCCATTCCCTGGCCCTCAACGAAACCCCGTATCCGCCTCTGGAGTCGGTGCGCAAGGCCATTGCCGACGGCATTCCCGAAATGCATCGGTACCCGCAGTTCTACGCGGACCACCTGATGGAGTTCATCGCGGAATGGCGCGGGGTGGCGGCGGAGTCCGTGGTGGTCGGCAGCGGCTCGGTGGGAGTCGCGCTCCAGACCCTCCAGGCGTTCACCGACGGCCCCCAGGACGAGGTCGTCTACGGCTGGCGGGCTTTCGACGCCTATCCGATCATCACCGACATGGCGGGTGCCACCCGCGTCGAGGTGCCGCTCACCCGCGACGGTGAGCAGGACCTGGACCGCATCCGGGACGCCGTCACCGACCGGACCCGCGTCGTGATCCTGTGCAACCCGCACAACCCGACGGGCACCACGGTGACGGCGCGGGCCCTGGAGCAGTTCCTCGACGCCCTGCCCCCGCACGTGCTCGTCCTGCTGGACGAGGCGTACATGGAGTTCGCCCAGGACGCCGTTCTGCCGCAGGGCGTCGATCTCCTCAAGGCCGGCCGGAGCGGCCTGGTGGTCCTGCGCACCTTCTCCAAGGCGTACGGGCTGGCCGGCCTGCGTATCGGGTACGGCCTGGCCGCGCCCGAGACCGCGCGCCGCATCCGGACCATGTCGGTGCCCTACTCCATCACCGAGACCGCGCGCACCGCCGTCGTCGCCTCGGTGGGCGCCGAGGCCGAGCTGGAGGAACGCATCGCCACCCTCACCGCCGAGCGCGTCCGGACGGGGGCCGCCCTCCGGCGGCTGGGCTGGCGGGTGCTGGAGAGCCACGCCAACTTCCTCTGGCTGGACGAGCCGGAGCGGTGCGCCGCCTTCCACCAGGCGTGTGCCCGGGCGGGTGTCCGGGTGCGGCTCTACCCCGGCGAAGGCATCCGCCTCACCATCGGCACGCCCGACGCCAACGATCTGGTGCTGCGGGCCGCGCGCGGGCTCTGA
- a CDS encoding TauD/TfdA family dioxygenase: MRRLQLTEAEQGEMDTLVGRFLDAGHDWDPLVAAEAATAAAPGLPLRLREFLAGARTAESDITVVSGIPLDPALVPTPTGWEAAAKSAAGRREEAALLLCGSVMGDAFGWESQQEGRIVHDICPAPGMESSLTSASSEKTLSLHTEDVFHPCRADYVALLCLRNPDGVGTTVASVEDVDLPAEVRGTLAEPRFRFFPDDSHSGPVPGREGGPAAYPEERVLFGPEHAPYLRFDVDFMAGADVAAAEAVRVTDALLRSSAGRVVLHPGDLVFIDNYKVVHGRDPFTPRYDGEDRWLKRVNLLRDVRRLYAQGRVRSRLVPA; this comes from the coding sequence ATGCGAAGGCTGCAGCTGACCGAGGCCGAGCAGGGCGAGATGGACACCCTGGTCGGCCGGTTCCTGGACGCCGGACACGACTGGGACCCGCTGGTGGCCGCCGAGGCCGCCACCGCCGCGGCCCCCGGACTGCCGCTGAGACTGAGGGAGTTCCTGGCCGGGGCCCGGACCGCGGAGTCCGACATCACGGTGGTCTCCGGTATCCCCCTCGACCCCGCGCTGGTCCCCACCCCCACCGGGTGGGAGGCGGCGGCCAAGTCGGCCGCGGGGCGCCGGGAGGAGGCCGCGCTGCTGCTCTGCGGCTCGGTCATGGGCGACGCCTTCGGCTGGGAGAGCCAGCAGGAGGGGCGCATCGTCCACGACATCTGCCCGGCCCCGGGCATGGAGTCCTCACTGACCAGCGCCAGCAGCGAGAAGACGCTCTCCCTGCACACGGAGGACGTCTTCCACCCGTGCCGCGCCGACTACGTGGCACTGCTGTGCCTGCGCAACCCGGACGGCGTGGGGACCACCGTCGCCAGCGTCGAGGACGTCGACCTGCCGGCCGAGGTCCGCGGGACGCTCGCGGAGCCGAGGTTCCGCTTCTTCCCCGACGACTCGCACAGCGGACCGGTGCCGGGCCGCGAGGGCGGTCCCGCCGCCTACCCCGAGGAGCGCGTGCTGTTCGGCCCGGAACACGCGCCGTACCTCCGCTTCGACGTGGACTTCATGGCGGGCGCCGACGTGGCGGCGGCCGAGGCGGTGCGCGTCACCGACGCCCTGCTGCGGTCCTCGGCGGGGCGGGTCGTGCTCCACCCCGGTGACCTGGTCTTCATCGACAACTACAAGGTCGTGCACGGCCGTGACCCGTTCACCCCCCGGTACGACGGGGAGGACCGCTGGCTCAAGCGGGTCAACCTGCTCCGCGACGTCCGCCGCCTCTACGCCCAGGGCCGGGTCCGCTCCCGGCTCGTCCCCGCCTGA
- a CDS encoding ArsR/SmtB family transcription factor, with product MVMPETGRRTATRHLHFTFDDLLKVRIGDEVLPHVETYFALRSLSAPPSAALSDWRAVVRPGLGALLGLLRQLGQWLPSPSALTGLALGGAHETRAAQLRTGATGEQLREALNTFWQLGLEPYWRQITAHVRRCQQELRERLALGGVEDLLSHLPGGSSWRQPVLRLPDERGGEVHLAGRGVRLSSSLFLQPRGRKVLEVSDGKGQPTLYLPAPLTEEDAPALWGAAAGGERSLAALIGAGRARVLQALTEPRTTGELAQLAGISGPGASQHTAVLRKAGLITTRRERNMAWHELTPLGRAMLANLEDAGAHRGPATVSLLPAPAC from the coding sequence ATGGTCATGCCCGAAACCGGACGCCGCACCGCGACCAGGCACCTCCACTTCACCTTCGACGACCTGCTCAAGGTACGCATCGGCGACGAGGTCCTTCCGCACGTCGAGACGTACTTCGCGCTGCGTTCCCTCTCCGCGCCCCCCAGCGCCGCGCTCTCCGACTGGCGGGCCGTGGTCCGGCCCGGCCTCGGCGCCCTGCTCGGGTTGTTGAGACAGCTGGGGCAGTGGCTCCCCTCACCGTCGGCCCTGACGGGCCTCGCCTTAGGCGGCGCGCACGAGACGCGGGCCGCGCAGTTACGGACCGGTGCCACGGGCGAGCAGCTGCGCGAGGCCCTGAACACCTTCTGGCAGCTCGGCCTGGAGCCCTACTGGCGGCAGATCACCGCCCATGTACGCCGCTGCCAGCAGGAGTTGCGCGAGCGGCTGGCCCTCGGCGGGGTGGAGGACCTGCTCTCCCACCTGCCGGGCGGGAGCAGTTGGCGGCAGCCGGTGCTGCGGCTGCCCGACGAGCGGGGCGGCGAGGTGCACCTCGCCGGCCGGGGAGTGCGCCTGTCCTCCTCGCTCTTCCTCCAGCCGCGGGGACGCAAGGTCCTGGAGGTGAGCGACGGCAAGGGGCAGCCGACGCTCTACCTGCCGGCGCCGCTCACGGAGGAGGACGCTCCGGCGCTCTGGGGCGCCGCGGCGGGCGGGGAGCGCTCCCTCGCCGCCCTCATCGGCGCGGGCCGGGCCCGGGTGCTCCAGGCCCTCACGGAGCCCCGGACGACGGGGGAACTGGCCCAACTGGCCGGCATCTCCGGGCCGGGGGCCAGCCAGCACACGGCGGTGCTGCGGAAGGCCGGCCTGATCACCACCCGCCGTGAGCGGAACATGGCCTGGCACGAACTGACGCCGCTGGGACGGGCCATGCTGGCCAACCTGGAGGACGCCGGGGCGCACCGCGGGCCGGCGACCGTGTCGCTGCTGCCCGCGCCGGCCTGCTGA
- a CDS encoding ABC transporter ATP-binding protein, which yields MSGAVIDQAVTLRGVGRLYGRGDGQVTALNDVHCAFARGTCTAVMGPSGSGKSTLLQCAAGLDRPSTGQVLIGQTDISTLNETELTKLRRERIGFIFQSFNLMPSLNARKNVALPMRLAGRRPSRGQVDEVLQQVGLGDRGKHRPAEMSGGQQQRVAIARALISQPDVLFADEPTGALDTNTSREVLKLLRALVDNAGQTVVMVTHDPVAAAWADRVIFLTDGAVYGELASPTVEAVSEQMARLGG from the coding sequence GTGTCGGGAGCCGTCATCGACCAGGCCGTCACACTGCGCGGGGTCGGCAGACTCTACGGCCGTGGCGACGGCCAGGTAACCGCCCTGAACGACGTCCACTGCGCCTTCGCCCGCGGCACCTGCACGGCCGTGATGGGCCCCTCCGGCTCCGGCAAGAGCACCCTGCTCCAGTGCGCCGCCGGCCTCGACCGGCCCAGCACCGGCCAGGTGCTGATCGGGCAGACCGACATCAGCACGCTCAACGAGACGGAGCTGACCAAGCTGCGCCGTGAGCGGATCGGCTTCATCTTCCAGTCCTTCAACCTGATGCCCTCGCTCAACGCCCGCAAGAACGTGGCCCTGCCGATGCGGCTCGCCGGGCGGCGCCCCAGCCGCGGCCAGGTGGACGAGGTGCTCCAGCAGGTCGGCCTCGGCGACCGCGGCAAGCACCGGCCCGCCGAGATGTCCGGCGGCCAGCAGCAGCGGGTGGCCATCGCGCGCGCGCTGATCAGCCAGCCGGACGTCCTCTTCGCGGACGAGCCCACGGGCGCCCTGGACACCAACACCAGCCGCGAGGTGCTCAAGCTGCTGCGGGCGCTGGTCGACAACGCCGGCCAGACCGTCGTCATGGTCACCCACGACCCGGTGGCGGCCGCCTGGGCCGATCGCGTGATCTTCCTGACCGACGGTGCCGTCTACGGCGAGCTGGCCTCCCCCACCGTGGAGGCCGTCAGCGAGCAGATGGCACGGCTGGGTGGCTGA
- a CDS encoding ISAzo13-like element transposase-related protein, protein MEATDGPLSRALLRLMPNLDERQRRLALGAVAEGLGRGGIRTVAKAARVAESTVSRGVRELDGPRLPAGRVRRAGAGRKPLTERDPGLMPALLALARSTGPEGTGRSPLEWTTLSVREIAQALTLLGHPVGPDTASSLLKAEGFTLQPSAYTSVRGTREHRIARLRHGAALLRGFTDAGHPAIRVRTEPAVEPGRRARSCGECVQGRGAPQARSAVCADLCARRRPAGPRPGAARAALPFDDAGTAALIASTVRHWWELEGSGHRPRPERLLVVVEAGSQATSPDTLRRALAEFAAVSGTEVTACHLPPATLRWPTAEHRLSCQVTARWDGLPAAGEHVLIGTVAPLQGHSAPARARALAGLPAPRGAERWNYILHPGPAAP, encoded by the coding sequence ATGGAGGCGACCGACGGACCACTCAGCAGAGCACTCCTGCGCCTGATGCCGAACCTGGACGAGCGTCAGCGCCGCCTGGCGCTGGGAGCCGTCGCCGAGGGGCTGGGCCGCGGCGGCATCCGTACGGTCGCCAAGGCGGCCCGGGTCGCCGAGTCCACGGTCTCCCGGGGGGTACGCGAACTCGACGGCCCCCGCCTGCCGGCCGGACGGGTGCGCCGCGCCGGCGCCGGCCGCAAACCGCTCACCGAGCGGGACCCGGGACTGATGCCCGCCCTGCTCGCCCTGGCGCGCTCCACCGGCCCGGAGGGCACCGGCCGTTCCCCGCTGGAGTGGACCACCCTCTCCGTCCGCGAGATCGCCCAGGCGCTCACCCTGCTCGGCCACCCGGTCGGCCCGGACACGGCCTCGTCCCTGCTCAAGGCCGAGGGCTTCACCCTCCAGCCGTCGGCCTACACCTCCGTCCGCGGCACCAGGGAGCACCGGATCGCCCGGCTGCGCCACGGCGCCGCGCTGTTACGCGGGTTCACCGACGCGGGTCACCCGGCGATCCGGGTCCGCACCGAGCCCGCCGTCGAGCCCGGCCGGCGCGCGCGGAGCTGCGGGGAGTGCGTCCAGGGACGCGGCGCCCCGCAGGCCCGTTCCGCGGTCTGCGCGGACCTCTGCGCCCGCCGCCGCCCGGCCGGGCCGCGGCCCGGCGCCGCCCGGGCGGCGCTCCCCTTCGACGACGCCGGGACCGCCGCGCTCATCGCCAGCACCGTCCGCCACTGGTGGGAACTGGAGGGCAGCGGTCACCGCCCGCGCCCCGAGCGGCTGCTGGTGGTCGTCGAGGCGGGCTCGCAGGCCACCAGCCCCGACACGCTGCGGCGGGCCCTCGCGGAGTTCGCCGCCGTCTCCGGCACCGAGGTCACCGCCTGCCACCTGCCGCCGGCCACCCTACGCTGGCCGACCGCCGAGCATCGTCTCTCCTGCCAGGTCACCGCCCGGTGGGACGGTCTGCCGGCCGCCGGTGAGCACGTCCTGATCGGTACCGTCGCACCGCTCCAGGGGCACTCCGCCCCGGCCCGCGCCCGGGCCCTCGCGGGCCTTCCGGCCCCCCGGGGCGCGGAGCGGTGGAACTACATCCTCCACCCCGGCCCGGCCGCCCCCTGA
- a CDS encoding MbtH family protein: protein MANPFDDPDGTFRVLVNDEGQHSLWPDFIDIPDGWSTVHGPAGRDACAEYVDSHWTDMRPASLSAGSGS, encoded by the coding sequence ATGGCCAATCCCTTCGACGACCCGGACGGAACCTTCAGGGTCCTGGTCAACGACGAGGGCCAGCACTCGCTCTGGCCGGACTTCATCGACATCCCGGACGGCTGGTCCACCGTGCACGGACCGGCCGGGCGCGACGCCTGTGCCGAGTACGTCGACAGCCACTGGACCGACATGCGGCCGGCCTCGCTCAGCGCCGGCAGCGGCTCCTGA
- a CDS encoding ABC transporter permease: MLTIALQTLRTRFTLFIGTFIALSLGVALIAGTGQVLDATRKQDGPAAAGRYDAADAVVRAPQSYTVTFGSGDGAYDETRTGTRTHRLGEAAEVAGKVAAVDGVARVVVDRSVPAQLLDGADATSVSTARAWPGAELAPYRLRDGREPAGSGEVVLAPAPGAEAEARVGDRLALLTAQGREEVRVVGIATRTGPAAPEGAATAFLTEDALAELDPAPAEADALAVFAEPGVPAGTVADAIRAALPDSPLTVHTDAGKESGTAGANRATALDEVATLLAIMALIGCFVSVFVVSGTFAFSIAQRRRELALLRTVGATPAQVTRMVTTEAALLGAAASAAGCLIGVQGSDGITAVLQHYGMAPADMEVPVSVPVLIISFVIGLAVALAGVFAASRRAARVRPAETLRESDTDTRVMTRGRWITGGLFLALAVLLLVQLPRAGDDGAVVISLVLTEILVIAMVAFAPLLVPPLVRVAAWPVAALTRFTGTLAADSARAAVRRTASCAAPILVTVAVAGSLVSMSNATSASAVNDERSHLRAGAVVESGTRIGVPEAGVRELGGLPGVRSAAPVGVTSGFLVGYNALIPSDVGAVDPGRLADSFELKAADGDLADLRGDTVAVSRTLSGQAGWKTGDEVSLRLSDTTALKLRVVAVLDASAGLPGALLPRDTLLKADPGLAAGRVYLALDEGADAARVAGGADAVAREYGAAAFDRESWLERSAADSEREGRILVLVLLGMALLYTGIAIANTLVMAAEQRASGILLLRRLGATGGQVLRSVLWETLTVVVVGGILGIAAAGVTVLGMSRALDGAGGASFPVPWAEMGGVLGGCLLIAMIASLIPTVLQLRSTRTPRPAAVVPPPGPGLPTAPQDVEPSVHSRS, encoded by the coding sequence ATGCTGACGATCGCCCTGCAGACCCTGCGCACCAGATTCACCCTGTTCATCGGCACGTTCATCGCCCTCTCGCTGGGCGTCGCACTGATCGCCGGCACCGGCCAGGTGCTCGACGCCACCCGCAAGCAGGACGGCCCGGCCGCCGCCGGACGGTACGACGCGGCCGACGCCGTCGTGCGCGCCCCGCAGTCCTACACCGTGACCTTCGGCAGCGGCGACGGCGCGTACGACGAGACCCGCACCGGCACCCGGACCCACCGGCTCGGCGAGGCCGCCGAGGTCGCCGGGAAGGTCGCCGCGGTGGACGGCGTCGCCCGGGTCGTCGTCGACCGGTCCGTCCCGGCCCAGCTGCTCGACGGAGCGGACGCCACCAGCGTCTCGACCGCCCGCGCCTGGCCCGGCGCGGAACTGGCCCCCTACCGGCTGCGCGACGGGCGGGAGCCGGCCGGCTCCGGCGAGGTCGTCCTCGCCCCCGCGCCCGGCGCCGAGGCGGAGGCCCGGGTGGGCGACCGGCTCGCGCTGCTCACCGCCCAGGGGCGCGAGGAGGTACGGGTCGTCGGCATCGCCACCCGCACCGGCCCCGCCGCGCCCGAGGGCGCCGCCACCGCCTTCCTCACCGAGGACGCGCTCGCCGAGCTGGACCCGGCACCCGCCGAGGCCGACGCCCTCGCCGTGTTCGCCGAGCCCGGCGTCCCCGCCGGCACCGTGGCCGACGCGATCCGCGCCGCCCTGCCCGACTCCCCCCTCACGGTGCACACCGACGCGGGCAAGGAGAGCGGCACCGCCGGCGCCAACCGGGCCACCGCCCTCGACGAGGTCGCCACCCTGCTCGCGATCATGGCGCTGATCGGCTGCTTCGTCTCGGTCTTCGTCGTCTCCGGCACCTTCGCCTTCTCCATCGCGCAGCGCCGCCGCGAACTGGCGCTGCTGCGCACCGTGGGAGCCACGCCCGCCCAGGTGACCCGCATGGTCACGACCGAGGCCGCGCTCCTCGGCGCCGCCGCCTCCGCCGCCGGCTGCCTCATCGGTGTCCAGGGCAGCGACGGCATCACCGCGGTGCTCCAGCACTACGGGATGGCCCCCGCCGACATGGAGGTGCCGGTCTCCGTCCCGGTGCTGATCATCAGCTTCGTGATCGGCCTCGCCGTCGCCCTCGCGGGCGTCTTCGCCGCCTCCCGGCGCGCGGCCCGGGTCCGCCCCGCGGAGACCCTGCGGGAGTCGGACACCGACACCCGGGTGATGACCCGGGGCCGGTGGATCACCGGCGGCCTCTTCCTGGCCCTCGCCGTCCTCCTGCTGGTCCAGCTCCCCCGCGCGGGGGACGACGGGGCCGTGGTCATCTCCCTGGTGCTGACCGAGATCCTGGTCATCGCCATGGTGGCCTTCGCCCCGCTGCTGGTCCCGCCGCTGGTCCGCGTCGCCGCCTGGCCGGTGGCCGCGCTGACCCGGTTCACCGGGACGCTCGCCGCCGACAGCGCGCGGGCCGCCGTCCGCAGGACCGCCTCGTGCGCCGCGCCGATCCTGGTGACCGTCGCCGTGGCCGGGTCGCTCGTGAGCATGAGCAACGCCACCTCGGCCAGCGCCGTCAACGACGAGCGGTCCCATCTGCGCGCCGGAGCCGTCGTCGAGTCCGGCACGCGGATCGGCGTACCGGAGGCCGGAGTACGCGAGCTGGGCGGCCTGCCCGGCGTGCGCAGCGCCGCCCCCGTCGGGGTCACCAGCGGCTTCCTGGTGGGCTACAACGCCCTCATCCCCAGCGACGTCGGCGCCGTCGACCCCGGCCGGCTGGCCGACAGCTTCGAGCTGAAGGCGGCCGACGGCGACCTCGCCGACCTGCGCGGCGACACCGTGGCGGTCAGCCGTACCCTCTCCGGCCAGGCCGGCTGGAAGACCGGCGACGAGGTGTCGCTGCGGCTCTCCGACACCACCGCGCTGAAGCTGAGGGTGGTGGCGGTGCTGGACGCCTCCGCCGGGCTGCCCGGGGCCCTGCTTCCCCGCGACACCCTGCTGAAGGCCGACCCCGGCCTCGCCGCCGGACGCGTCTACCTGGCGCTGGACGAGGGCGCGGACGCCGCTCGGGTCGCCGGCGGCGCCGACGCGGTGGCCCGCGAGTACGGCGCCGCCGCGTTCGACCGCGAGAGCTGGCTGGAGCGCAGCGCCGCCGACTCCGAGCGGGAGGGCCGCATCCTGGTCCTCGTCCTGCTGGGCATGGCCCTGCTCTACACCGGTATCGCCATCGCCAACACCCTGGTGATGGCGGCCGAGCAGCGCGCCTCCGGCATCCTGCTGCTGCGGCGGCTGGGGGCCACCGGCGGCCAGGTGCTGCGCAGCGTCCTGTGGGAGACCCTGACCGTCGTCGTGGTCGGCGGCATCCTGGGCATCGCCGCGGCCGGTGTCACCGTGCTCGGCATGAGCCGCGCGCTGGACGGCGCCGGCGGCGCCTCCTTCCCCGTCCCGTGGGCGGAGATGGGCGGCGTCCTGGGCGGCTGCCTGCTGATCGCCATGATCGCCTCCCTCATCCCGACGGTCCTCCAGCTCCGCTCCACCCGCACTCCCCGGCCGGCGGCGGTCGTACCGCCGCCCGGCCCGGGGCTGCCGACGGCTCCCCAGGACGTGGAGCCGTCGGTGCACAGCCGCTCCTGA